Proteins from a single region of Starkeya sp. ORNL1:
- a CDS encoding phosphatidate cytidylyltransferase → MGTSLGADFLPRLASALLLGPLMLLAAWWGGWPFAAVLLLASVLVLWEWGMMTALQPKAIVLGLGAISLATAAVAVMLAPALSVFIVVALGIVALALAGEPRGWAAAGLAYAGAVLVPTLLLRIDPMVGAASILWLFAVVWTTDIAAYFCGRLLGGPKLWPRVSPKKTWSGAIGGALLGTLAGIAAARLFDIPAAPGLICASLAASIASQGGDLYESAMKRRFGVKDSSALIPGHGGLMDRLDGFVAAAVLALLVGLLRNPAAPAVGLMLW, encoded by the coding sequence ATGGGAACATCCCTCGGCGCCGATTTCCTGCCGCGCCTCGCTTCCGCACTGCTGCTCGGCCCGCTGATGCTGCTGGCGGCCTGGTGGGGCGGCTGGCCCTTCGCTGCAGTGCTGCTGCTGGCATCCGTGCTGGTGCTGTGGGAATGGGGGATGATGACCGCCCTGCAACCCAAGGCGATCGTGCTCGGGCTCGGTGCCATCTCGCTCGCGACCGCCGCAGTCGCGGTGATGCTGGCCCCGGCCCTGAGCGTCTTCATCGTTGTCGCGCTCGGCATTGTGGCGCTCGCTCTTGCCGGCGAGCCGCGCGGCTGGGCGGCCGCCGGCCTCGCCTATGCCGGCGCCGTGCTGGTGCCGACGCTGCTGCTGCGCATCGATCCCATGGTCGGTGCGGCGAGCATCCTCTGGCTGTTCGCCGTGGTCTGGACCACCGACATCGCTGCCTATTTTTGCGGGCGGCTGCTCGGTGGACCGAAGCTCTGGCCGCGGGTCAGCCCGAAGAAGACCTGGTCCGGAGCCATTGGCGGAGCATTGCTCGGCACGCTCGCGGGCATTGCCGCAGCCCGGCTGTTCGACATTCCGGCGGCGCCCGGCCTGATCTGTGCAAGCCTCGCCGCCAGCATCGCGAGCCAAGGCGGGGATCTCTATGAATCGGCGATGAAGCGCCGCTTCGGGGTCAAGGATTCAAGCGCTCTGATTCCCGGCCATGGCGGGCTGATGGACCGGCTGGACGGTTTCGTCGCCGCCGCGGTGCTCGCGCTTCTTGTCGGCCTGCTGCGCAATCCGGCGGCGCCGGCCGTCGGGCTCATGCTGTGGTGA
- a CDS encoding isoprenyl transferase: MENGAAADVAAAAVPRHVAIIMDGNGRWAKSRGLPRFEGHRRGVEAVRRTVEAAGELGIEALTIYSFSSENWSRPAAEIADLMGLMKRFIRNDLATLHAKNVRIRIIGERHPHDGEVSALLDEAEQVTQANTGLTLAVAFNYGSRSEITRAAQRLAAEVEAGRLSAADITTDRLAQELDTVGLPPLDLVIRTSGEQRLSNFLLWQAAYAELVFTPVLWPDFDRGVLEQALAEYRRRDRRFGGIGAATP, encoded by the coding sequence ATGGAGAACGGGGCCGCCGCGGACGTGGCTGCCGCCGCCGTGCCGCGCCACGTCGCCATCATCATGGATGGCAATGGCCGCTGGGCTAAGTCGCGCGGCCTGCCGCGCTTCGAAGGGCATCGTCGCGGCGTCGAGGCGGTGCGGCGCACCGTCGAGGCGGCGGGCGAGCTCGGCATCGAGGCGCTGACCATCTACAGCTTCTCGAGCGAGAACTGGTCGCGTCCGGCCGCCGAGATCGCGGATCTGATGGGGCTGATGAAGCGCTTCATCCGCAACGACCTCGCCACCCTCCATGCCAAGAATGTGCGCATCCGCATCATCGGCGAGCGCCATCCCCACGACGGCGAAGTCTCCGCCTTGCTCGACGAGGCGGAACAGGTGACGCAGGCCAATACCGGGCTGACGCTCGCGGTCGCCTTCAATTATGGCAGCCGCAGCGAGATCACCCGCGCCGCGCAGCGCCTTGCCGCCGAGGTCGAGGCAGGCCGGCTGAGCGCCGCCGACATCACGACGGATCGGCTCGCCCAGGAACTCGATACCGTCGGCCTGCCGCCGCTCGATCTCGTGATCCGCACCAGCGGCGAGCAGCGCCTGTCGAATTTCCTGCTCTGGCAGGCGGCCTATGCCGAGCTGGTGTTCACACCGGTGCTCTGGCCGGACTTCGACCGCGGTGTGCTGGAACAGGCGCTCGCGGAATATCGGCGCCGTGATCGGCGCTTTGGCGGGATCGGGGCGGCGACGCCCTGA